The following coding sequences are from one Acidimicrobiales bacterium window:
- a CDS encoding neutral zinc metallopeptidase, with protein sequence MEFDDQAPLDVSQIDDERGAGGGGLGGLGGLGGLGRMGVGGGGLGVVGLVIYLLVTVLSNGGGSSSLSGQVTPNQQVGAGNLASDCRTGADANQRDDCRIVGVVNSVQDFWGTEIQNYQGAQTRFFTGQITTGCGPANADVGPFYCSADKLVYIDLGFFDELRSRFGAKGGPFAQAYVIAHEYGHHVQDLTGTLADAQHGAQQGENSDSVRLELQADCYAGVWAHHASTTPDASTGRPLITSITDADITDGLDAAAAVGDDRIQQEFQGKVTPETWTHGSAAQRQKWFRTGYETGDPRKCDTFSGGL encoded by the coding sequence ATGGAGTTCGACGATCAGGCCCCGCTCGACGTGTCGCAGATCGACGACGAGCGCGGCGCGGGAGGCGGCGGCCTCGGCGGACTGGGCGGCCTCGGGGGCCTCGGTCGCATGGGCGTGGGCGGCGGCGGCCTCGGCGTGGTGGGGCTGGTGATCTACTTGCTGGTCACGGTGCTCAGCAACGGCGGCGGGTCGTCGAGTCTGTCGGGGCAGGTCACCCCGAACCAGCAGGTCGGCGCCGGCAACCTCGCCAGCGACTGCCGCACCGGCGCCGACGCCAACCAGCGCGACGACTGCCGCATCGTCGGCGTGGTCAACAGCGTGCAGGACTTCTGGGGCACCGAGATCCAGAACTATCAAGGCGCGCAGACCCGGTTCTTCACCGGGCAGATCACCACCGGTTGCGGCCCGGCGAACGCGGACGTGGGGCCCTTCTACTGCTCGGCCGACAAGCTGGTGTACATCGACCTCGGCTTCTTCGACGAGCTCCGCAGCCGCTTCGGCGCCAAGGGCGGACCGTTCGCACAGGCGTACGTGATCGCCCACGAGTACGGCCACCACGTGCAGGACCTCACCGGCACGCTCGCCGACGCGCAACACGGCGCGCAGCAAGGCGAGAACAGCGACTCGGTGCGTCTCGAGCTCCAAGCCGACTGCTACGCGGGAGTGTGGGCGCACCACGCCAGCACCACCCCCGACGCCAGCACCGGGCGCCCGCTGATCACCTCCATCACCGACGCCGACATCACCGACGGCCTCGACGCCGCGGCCGCGGTGGGCGACGACCGGATCCAACAGGAGTTCCAGGGCAAGGTCACGCCCGAGACGTGGACGCACGGCTCGGCGGCCCAACGACAGAAGTGGTTCCGCACCGGTTACGAGACCGGCGACCCCCGGAAGTGCGACACCTTCAGCGGCGGCCTCTGA